The following proteins come from a genomic window of Gossypium raimondii isolate GPD5lz chromosome 5, ASM2569854v1, whole genome shotgun sequence:
- the LOC105768928 gene encoding dynamin-related protein 3A isoform X2 produces MMDEAVNPNNKMSTLTKTVATIGSSLIPVINKLHDILASSGTELSDISVPQVAVVGSQSSGKSSVLEALVGRDFLPRGCDICTRRPLVLMLENRSPNSDDDRIEWGEFRHLPGRRFYDFSQIRREIEAETEREAGCNKGVSENQIRLKISSPNVLNMTLIDLPGITKVPVGDQPSDIEARIRRMIMAHINNENCIILAVSPANSDLATSDALQIAKLADPTGSRTVGVITKLDIMDRGTNACNFLLGKVVPLKLGYVGVVNRCQEDINKNRSIQEALAYEEQFFHDHPVYNSVSNHCGIPQLAKKLNQILEQHIRKDLPHLKAVLNSRMHAAMKELQTYGDVVESKAEQGAALLHILRRYCDDFSAMVDGKSPDMSTKELFGGARIHYLFQSMFVKLLEEVDPCEKLTDEDIVYALRNSSGLRNVLFVPEVPFEVLVRRQIAQLSDPCHQCLWIVYDELIKICLACESTGLKRFPSLRRHINDVVRKFLDAAAKPAETMIRNLIEMEMDYINSSHPSFIGGNKAVELAVQQMRSSKERADAEKVPISDKGQFSQTAAPRSVLNGVSNQGNHPQSNNGRPVLTGGSLSTRSWGISSIFGSKASSRGTAAIESPEETLHDAENMSSTIQLREPPSILRPLEMSENEATEIIITRILVKSYFDIVRKNIQDLVPKAIMHFLVNHTKRNLHNTFIQILYRNVRVKDVLLQ; encoded by the exons ATGATGGACGAAGCAGTGAACCCCAACAACAAAATGTCGACTCTTACAAAAACTGTGGCAACTATCGGTTCGTCGTTGATTCCGGTGATCAATAAACTTCATGACATACTTGCTTCTTCTGGTACCGAGTTGTCCGATATTTCGGTACCGCAAGTGGCGGTGGTTGGGAGCCAGAGCAGCGGTAAATCGAGTGTGCTGGAGGCCCTTGTTGGCCGCGATTTTCTGCCTCGAGGATGCGATATTTGTACTCGAAGACCGCTTGTTTTAATGTTAGAAAACCGTTCTCCGAATTCAGATGATGATAGAATCGAGTGGGGCGAGTTTCGCCACTTACCCGGCCGCCGCTTTTATGATTTCTCGCAAATTCGTCGAGAAATTGAG GCTGAGACTGAAAGAGAAGCAGGTTGTAACAAAGGGGTTTCAGAAAATCAGATTCGATTAAAAATTTCCTCTCCCAATGTTCTCAACATGACTCTTATCGACTTACCTGGCATTACCAAGGTCCCTGTGGGGGATCAACCTAGTGATATCGAAGCAAGAATTAGGAGAATGATTATGGCACATATCAACAATGAAAATTGTATCATATTAGCTGTCAGCCCGGCGAATTCTGATTTAGCTACATCTGATGCACTACAGATAGCTAAATTAGCTGATCCAACTG GTTCTCGGACAGTTGGTGTAATCACCAAG CTTGATATTATGGACAGGGGAACTAATGCCTGTAACTTCTTGCTTGGAAAGGTGGTTCCACTTAAACTTGGTTATGTCGGTGTTGTGAATCGCTGCCAGGAG GATATTAATAAAAACCGTAGCATTCAAGAAGCACTTGCTTATGAGGAGCAGTTCTTTCATGATCATCCT GTGTATAATAGTGTTTCTAATCATTGTGGCATTCCTCAATTGGCGAAGAAGCTGAATCAG ATTCTAGAGCAGCATATTAGAAAGGATCTCCCACACTTGAAGGCTGTGCTAAACTCTCGTATGCATGCAGCTATGAAAGAGCTGCAGACTTATGGAGATGTTGTGGAATCAAAG GCAGAGCAAGGAGCAGCCTTATTGCACATTCTTAGAAGATACTGTGATG ATTTTTCTGCTATGGTTGATGGAAAAAGTCCGGACATGTCAACTAAAGAATTGTTTGGAGGAGCGAGGATCCACTACCTATTTCAGTCAATGTTTGTGAAGCTCTTAGAG GAAGTGGACCCTTGTGAAAAGTTGACTGACGAGGATATTGTGTATGCCCTTAGAAATTCCTCTGGTCTAAGAAATGTTCTATTTGTCCCAGAG GTTCCATTTGAGGTTTTGGTTAGAAGACAAATTGCTCAGTTGTCAGACCCTTGTCATCAGTGTCTATGGATTGTCTATGATGAACTGATAAAG ATTTGCCTGGCTTGTGAATCAACTGGATTGAAGAGGTTCCCATCGTTAAGAAGACACATAAATGACGTTGTAAGAAAGTTTTTAGATGCTGCTGCTAAGCCTGCTGAGACAATGATACGAAATCTCATTGAGATGGAG ATGGATTATATAAATTCTTCACATCCAAGTTTTATTGGTGGGAACAAAGCTGTTGAGCTTGCTGTGCAGCAGATGAGATCATCAAAG GAGAGAGCGGATGCTGAAAAGGTACCTATATCTGACAAGGGCCAGTTCTCCCAAACTGCTGCTCCTAGATCGGTTTTGAATGGTGTTTCTAACCAG GGAAATCATCCTCAGTCAAATAATGGGCGACCCGTATTAACTG GTGGCAGTTTATCTACAAGGAGTTGGGGCATTTCTTCAATATTTGGGAGCAAGGCATCATCTAGAGGGACTGCAGCTATTGAATCTCCTGAAGAAACTCTTCATGATGCAGAGAATATGTCATCAACAATCCAACTGAGAGAG CCTCCGTCAATTTTAAGACCACTTGAAATGTCAGAGAATGAAGCTACAGAAATAATTATCACCAGAATACTTGTGAAATCCTACTTTGATATAGTCCGGAAGAACATTCAAGACTTAGTGCCAAAGGCTATAATGCACTTTCTG GTCAATCATACAAAAAGAAACCTTCATAACACTTTTATACAAATATTGTACCG gaATGTACGAGTGAAAGATGTGCTTTTGCAGTAA
- the LOC105765917 gene encoding probable folate-biopterin transporter 2, with protein sequence MVEEENIEEACRKAVEEDDGPKGVCYCFWGPIYWFKMLAVEMHWSFVFGVVSIYGINQGLGGALSRIGTEYYMKDVQRVQPSEAQVYSGITSIPWIIKPIWGLLTDVVPIMSYRRRPYFILSGMLGVVSMLFISLHSKLQLVFAILALTAGNLAGAVADVTVDACVAQNSISHPSRAADMQSLCTLSYSFGGLLGFSISGVFINLIGPKGVFGLLTLPAALISLVGILLSEPQVSNFAYNEVNQKFHDAAKSMWTTLKGPDVWRPCLYMYISTTVSLNINEGLFYWYTDSKEGPSFSKEAVGYIFSMGAIGSFLGALLYQNVLKNRSLRDMLFWTQLLFGLAGMLDLMLVQRMNLRFGIPDYLFIVIGEAVSQMIYRLKWMPLLVLCSKLCPSGIEGTFFALLMSIGNLGDLSSSWGGGLLLHVLNVTRIKFEDLWLAILIRNILRVSPLCLLFLVPKGDPNAFMLSTKDEAETSEPDNIELASLIHSVDDKF encoded by the exons ATGGTGGAAGAAGAGAATATAGAAGAAGCCTGTAGGAAGGCTGTGGAGGAAGATGATGGACCCAAAGGAGTATGTTACTGTTTTTGGGGTCCCATATATTGGTTTAAGATGCTTGCAGTGGAAATGCATTGGAGCTTCGTATTTGGAGTTGTATCGATTTATGGGATAAATCAGGGGTTAGGGGGGGCTCTTTCTCGCATCGGCACAGAGTATTACATGAAGGATGTTCAGAGGGTGCAGCCTTCCGAGGCTCAGGTTTATTCAGGGATTACTTCCATCCCTTGGATTATCAAGCCTATTTGGGGGCTTCTCACTGATGTTGTTCCAATAATGAGTTATCGAAGACGGCCTTACTTCATTTTATCAG GTATGCTTGGTGTAGTTTCAATGCTTTTCATATCACTGCACAGCAAGCTGCAACTGGTTTTTGCCATCCTGGCATTAACAGCAGGAAATTTAGCGGGAGCTGTAGCTGATGTGACTGTTGATGCTTGTGTTGCACAGAACAGCATTAGTCACCCTTCTCGTGCAGCTGACATGCAAAGCTTGTGTACTTTGAGCTACTCTTTTGGTGGATTACTGGGATTCTCTATTAGTGGTGTTTTTATAAACCTAATTGGTCCAAAG GGGGTGTTCGGATTGCTGACTCTTCCCGCTGCACTTATATCTTTAGTTGGGATTCTGCTTTCCGAGCCCCAAGTGTCCAACTTTGCCTACAATGAG GTAAACCAGAAATTCCATGATGCTGCCAAATCTATGTGGACAACCTTGAAAGGTCCTGATGTTTGGAGGCcatgtttatatatgtatatatccaCAACGGTGAGCTTGAATATAAATGAAGGGTTGTTTTATTGGTACACAGACTCGAAGGAGGGCCCATCTTTCTCTAAG GAGGCTGTTGGTTACATTTTCTCAATGGGTGCTATCGGTTCCTTCTTGGGGGCATTACTGTACCAAAATGTGCTGAAGAATCGGTCCTTGCGAGACATGCTGTTCTGGACACAATTGCTGTTTGGTTTAGCAGGAATGCTAGACCTGATGTTGGTGCAACGAATGAATTTGAGATTCGGCATACCGGATTATCTTTTCATTGTGATCGGTGAAGCTGTTTCTCAAATGATTTATCGCCTCAAATGGATGCCCCTCCTTGTGCTTTGTTCCAAGCTTTGCCCTTCAGGTATTGAGGGCACTTTTTTTGCTTTGCTCATGTCAATCGGTAACTTAGGAGATCTTTCATCTTCGTGGGGTGGTGGCTTGCTGCTTCATGTGTTGAATGTTACAAGGATAAAATTCGAGGATCTCTGGCTCGCCATATTGATCCGAAACATACTGAGAGTTTCGCCACTATGTCTATTGTTTTTGGTACCCAAAGGTGACCCCAACGCTTTCATGTTGAGTACCAAGGACGAGGCTGAAACCTCAGAGCCCGACAACATTGAGTTGGCATCTCTGATTCACAGCGTTGATGATAAGTTTTAA
- the LOC105770278 gene encoding zinc finger CCCH domain-containing protein 22 gives MADEEERVLENQLELQLKEQRESLSALGDALASDPFNPQILAVHEELVEVIKETEEGLLNLKRARLLREADSALNVSNQAAVEEVKAEALDPDDVEVEPLKEDRSYQVGSKCRFRYSDGRWYDGQVVTLNGSGSAKISFLTPTSENMLICKFFLQQRCRFGANCRLSHGVDVPLSSLKKYAPTMWEPSMVGSSIWAVPDGKVGIWREAELESWNDELRTGKVVFRDDGSSAELGVEALTLSEYAQISDDEESELSSEESDSSDYEEESPKGLGFLESTALQKGIQTETTIFAKWENHTRGVASKMMANMGYREGMGLGASGQGMLNPISVKVLPPKLSLDHALESHENDEDKEKKGKKRSRGGKRKREKKFAEASRAAKEEEESRPDVFSLINNQLAMHSEAVNGGSTKKQQKKGSGEEKKVDRKALVAYDDEVKELKLRVVKLEEMVSRNRNEKAVYEAAMRKLIETRKALAEAEAVHASASNAVVSKEKEKKWLKF, from the exons ATGGCAGACGAAGAAGAGAGAGTTCTAGAGAACCAGCTGGAGCTTCAATTGAAAGAGCAAAGAGAATCCCTCTCTGCCTTAGGCGATGCTCTCGCTTCTGATCCTTTCAATCCCCAGATCCTCGCG GTTCACGAGGAGCTTGTTGAGGTAATCAAAGAGACAGAGGAGGGGCTTCTTAATCTTAAGCGCGCGCGTTTACTTCGAGAAGCTGATTCAGCGTTAAATGTTTCGAATCAAGCAGCGGTTGAGGAGGTTAAAGCGGAGGCTCTTGACCCAGATGATGTAGAAGTTGAACCATTGAAGGAAGATCGGAGTTACCAGGTCGGGTCGAAATGTCGATTCCGTTACAGTGACGGCCGGTGGTATGATGGTCAGGTTGTCACATTGAACGGTTCTGGTTCTGCGAAGATATCTTTCCTCACTCCTACTTCAGAAAATATGTTG ATATGCAAGTTCTTTCTGCAACAAAGATGTCGATTTGGTGCTAATTGCCGCTTATCGCACG GAGTGGATGTCCCATTATCTTCGCTGAAGAAGTATGCTCCAACCATGTGGGAGCCATCGATGGTTGGGTCCAGTATTTGGGCAGTCCCTGATGGTAAAGTTGGCATCTGGAGGGAAGCTGAGCTTGAATCATGGAATGATGAACTCAGAACGGGGAAGGTTGTTTTCCGGGATGATGGAAGCTCTGCAGAGCTTGGGGTAGAAGCTTTGACATTATCTGAATATGCACAAATAAGTGATGATGAAGAAAGTGAACTAAGCTCTGAAGAATCTGATTCTAGTGACTACGAAGAGGAGAGCCCAAAGGGTTTAGGTTTTCTTGAAAGCACTGCTCTACAGAAAGGTATCCAGACAGAAACTACCATCTTTGCTAAGTGGGAAAATCATACCAGGGGTGTAGCTTCTAAGATGATGGCCAATATGGGTTACCGTGAAGGGATGGGTTTAGGTGCATCTGGCCAGGGAATGTTAAATCCAATCTCAGTTAAAGTCCTTCCTCCTAAGCTATCACTTGATCATGCTCTGGAGTCTCATGAGAATGATGAggataaagagaaaaaagggaagaaacgAAGCAGAGGTGGCAAGAGAAAGCGTGAGAAGAAATTTGCTGAAGCCTCTCGGGCTGCTAAAGAAGAAGAGGAATCAAGACCAGATGTTTTTAGCCTCATCAATAACCAACTTGCAATGCATAGTGAGGCTGTAAATGGTGGATCaacaaagaaacaacaaaagaagGGCTCAGGAGAGGAGAAGAAAGTTGATAGAAAGGCATTGGTTGCTTATGATGATGAAGTGAAGGAACTAAAGTTACGAGTTGTAAAGCTCGAGGAAATGGTAAGCAGAAACAGAAATGAAAAAGCTGTTTACGAGGCTGCCATGAGGAAATTAATCGAGACTCGCAAGGCTTTGGCGGAGGCTGAAGCAGTTCATGCCTCAGCATCAAATGCAGTCGTtagcaaagaaaaagagaaaaagtggCTAAAGTTTTGA
- the LOC105770468 gene encoding probable folate-biopterin transporter 2, with the protein MVEEGNIEASNKAVEEDNGPKGLYYCFWGPIYWFRMLAMETHWSFVFAVVSTYGISQGLGGALARVGTEYYMKDVQKVQPSESQVYTGITSIPWIVKPIWGLLTDVIPIRGYRRRPYFILSGLLGLVSMLIISLHGKLHLVFALMALTAGSAGVAIADVTVDACVAQNSSKIPSLAADMQSLCSLMSAIGALIGFSISGVFVHLIGPKGVFGLLTIPAALVFSVGIVLFEPHDANFAYKEVSKKFLDAGKAMWRTLKCPEVWRPCLYMYLSFALSLNINEGLFYWYTDSKEGPLFSQETIGYIFSFGAVGALLGAILYQNILKDHPFRDLLFWIQLFYGLAGMLDLILVLRINLKFGIPDSVFVVIGEAVTQMIGRLKWMPLLVLSAKLCPSGIEGTFFALLMSIDNFGLLSSSWGGGLLLHTLNVTRTKFGSLWLAILIRNIFRLSPLGVLFLIPRGDPNSSILPTEMLGSEDETVAEESNNIELVSLVNSVDGR; encoded by the exons ATGGTGGAGGAAGGGAATATTGAAGCCTCTAACAAGGCTGTGGAGGAAGATAATGGACCGAAAGGATTGTATTACTGTTTCTGGGGTCCAATATATTGGTTTAGGATGCTTGCCATGGAAACGCATTGGAGTTTTGTATTTGCCGTTGTATCCACTTATGGAATAAGCCAGGGATTGGGCGGGGCTCTTGCTCGTGTCGGCACCGAGTATTATATGAAGGATGTTCAAAAGGTACAGCCTTCTGAGTCTCAGGTTTACACGGGGATTACTTCAATTCCTTGGATTGTCAAGCCTATTTGGGGCCTTCTCACAGATGTTATCCCCATTAGGGGTTATAGAAGACGACCCTATTTCATTCTATCTG GTTTGCTTGGTTTggtatccatgcttataatatcATTGCACGGCAAGCTGCATCTGGTATTTGCCCTGATGGCATTGACAGCAGGAAGTGCTGGGGTTGCTATAGCAGATGTGACTGTTGATGCATGTGTAGCACAGAACAGCAGTAAGATTCCTTCCCTTGCAGCTGACATGCAAAGCTTGTGTAGTTTGATGTCTGCCATTGGAGCTCTCATAGGATTCTCTATCAGTGGTGTTTTTGTTCACCTAATTGGCCCTAAG GGGGTGTTTGGATTGCTGACTATCCCAGCTGCCCTTGTTTTCTCAGTTGGGATCGTCCTTTTCGAGCCCCATGACGCCAACTTTGCCTACAAAGAG GTAAGCAAGAAGTTCCTCGATGCTGGCAAGGCTATGTGGAGAACATTGAAATGTCCCGAGGTCTGGAGGCCCtgtttatatatgtatctatcCTTCGCACTGAGCTTGAATATAAATGAAGGATTGTTCTATTGGTACACAGACTCGAAGGAGGGTCCCTTATTCTCTCAG GAGACTATTGGTTACATTTTCTCATTTGGTGCAGTTGGTGCACTCTTGGGGGCAATACTCTACCAAAATATATTGAAGGATCATCCTTTTCGAGACTTGCTTTTCTGGATTCAGTTATTCTATGGTTTGGCAGGGATGTTAGATCTGATATTGGTGCTGCGAATAAACTTGAAGTTTGGAATACCGGATTCTGTCTTTGTTGTGATCGGCGAAGCTGTAACTCAAATGATTGGACGACTCAAATGGATGCCCCTTCTTGTACTGAGTGCAAAGCTTTGTCCTTCAGGTATCGAAGGCACATTCTTTGCCTTGCTCATGTCGATCGATAACTTTGGACTTCTATCATCCTCATGGGGAGGAGGCTTGCTGCTTCACACGTTGAATGTTACTCGAACCAAATTCGGAAGTCTTTGGCTGGCGATATTGATTCGAAACATATTCAGACTTTCTCCTCTTggtgttttgtttttgattccCAGAGGTGACCCCAACTCTTCCATTCTTCCAACTGAAATGTTGGGCAGCGAAGATGAGACGGTAGCTGAAGAATCCAATAACATTGAATTGGTCTCACTTGTTAACAGCGTCGATGGtagataa
- the LOC105768929 gene encoding protein TIC 55, chloroplastic: MALSLSPCLPHTTYMSKPLSTSKLTTTIVSFNNPLLGFKPVNLRNNQVRCHAVTDLKSASSLDQSKGEGDDRSEEESKGDRIVADYNWTEEWYPLYLTKDVPDDAPLGLTVFDQQLVLYKDGNGVLHCYQDRCPHRLAKLSEGQLIDGRLECLYHGWQFEGNGKCVKIPQIPADAKIPRSVCVKTYDVKESQGVVWVWMSQTTPPNPEKLPWFENFARPGFQDTSTIHELPYDHSILLENLMDPAHIPISHDRTDWTAKREDAQALLFEVTERTHRGFAGWWGKEKDGSMPNFLRFDAPCVLQNNRELVDKDGEKHYFTGLFLCRPTGQGKSMLIVRFGGTKRSPLAKLFPKWYFHQNASKVFEQDMGFLSSQNEVLMKEKVPTKELYINLKSSDTWVAEYRKWMDKVGHGMPYYFGHSTLSPPKLPAVVEHAPAGLIAGVSASSPAKGGIGTMHAPNLANRYFRHVIHCKGCSSVVKAFTAWKNGLSAAALVLTALAILASSRQWKTFLLLSATLCLGGAYACSTAVAMNTTNFIRVHRRL, translated from the exons ATGGCTCTATCTTTGAGTCCATGTCTCCCTCACACTACTTACATGTCTAAGCCACTTTCCACCTCAAAACTAACAACCACAATCGTAAGTTTCAACAACCCATTACTTGGTTTTAAACCAGTGAACTTGAGAAACAACCAGGTGAGATGCCATGCAGTGACTGATTTGAAGAGTGCATCTTCCCTGGATCAGAGCAAAGGAGAAGGTGATGATCGTAGTGAGGAGGAAAGCAAAGGGGATAGGATCGTGGCGGATTATAATTGGACAGAGGAGTGGTACCCACTTTACCTCACCAAGGATGTACCTGATGATGCACCTCTTGGTCTCACTGTGTTTGACCAGCAGCTCGTCTTGTATAAAGATGGCAACGGGGTGCTACACTGTTATCAGGATCGATGCCCCCACAG ATTAGCCAAGCTATCTGAAGGTCAATTGATCGATGGTAGACTTGAATGCCTGTACCATGGTTGGCAATTTGAAGGCAATGGAAAATGTGTCAAGATACCTCAG ATTCCAGCTGATGCCAAAATTCCTCGTTCAGTTTGCGTTAAGACATATGATGTGAAAGAGTCCCAAGGAGTTGTTTGGGTATGGATGTCACAGACGACTCCACCGAACCCTGAAAAACTACCATGGTTCGAGAACTTCGCCAGACCAGGGTTTCAAGACACTTCAACTATCCATGAACTTCCATACGACCACTCGATTCTCCTTGAGAACCTCATGGATCCTGCACATATCCCTATCTCTCATGATAGAACTGATTGGACTGCCAAAAGGGAAGATGCTCAGGCGCTTCTGTTTGAGGTAACAGAACGTACGCATAGAGGATTCGCTGGCTGGTGGGGTAAAGAAAAAGATGGATCCATGCCCAACTTCTTACGCTTTGATGCACCATGTGTTCTTCAGAATAACAGAGAACTGGTTGATAAAGATGGAGAAAAACACTACTTTACAGGTCTCTTCCTTTGCAGACCAACTGGACAAGGGAAATCTATGCTTATTGTTAGGTTTGGAGGAACCAAAAGATCTCCATTGGCGAAGCTATTCCCTAAATGGTATTTCCATCAGAATGCAAGCAAGGTCTTCGAGCAAGATATGGGATTTTTGTCATCCCAGAATGAGGTACTCATGAAAGAAAAGGTTCCCACAAAAGAGTTGTACATTAATTTAAAGTCCTCGGATACATGGGTTGCTGAATACAGGAAGTGGATGGATAAAGTTGGGCATGGAATGCCTTACTATTTTGGTCACAGCACCTTATCTCCACCTAAACTACCTGCAGTGGTAGAACATGCACCGGCAGGACTCATTGCTGGAGTTTCGGCATCTTCACCAGCTAAAGGTGGGATTGGAACAATGCATGCTCCCAATTTGGCTAACCGATATTTCCGCCATGTGATACATTGCAAGGGTTGCAGTAGTGTAGTCAAAGCTTTTACAGCTTGGAAAAACGGGCTTAGTGCAGCAGCTCTAGTGCTTACTGCATTAGCAATTCTAGCATCCAGCAGACAGTGGAAGACCTTTCTTCTTCTATCGGCAACATTGTGCTTGGGTGGAGCCTATGCATGCTCCACTGCAGTCGCAATGAACACAACAAACTTCATAAGAGTACATAGGAGATTGTAG
- the LOC105768928 gene encoding dynamin-related protein 3A isoform X1, translating into MMDEAVNPNNKMSTLTKTVATIGSSLIPVINKLHDILASSGTELSDISVPQVAVVGSQSSGKSSVLEALVGRDFLPRGCDICTRRPLVLMLENRSPNSDDDRIEWGEFRHLPGRRFYDFSQIRREIEAETEREAGCNKGVSENQIRLKISSPNVLNMTLIDLPGITKVPVGDQPSDIEARIRRMIMAHINNENCIILAVSPANSDLATSDALQIAKLADPTGSRTVGVITKLDIMDRGTNACNFLLGKVVPLKLGYVGVVNRCQEDINKNRSIQEALAYEEQFFHDHPVYNSVSNHCGIPQLAKKLNQILEQHIRKDLPHLKAVLNSRMHAAMKELQTYGDVVESKAEQGAALLHILRRYCDDFSAMVDGKSPDMSTKELFGGARIHYLFQSMFVKLLEEVDPCEKLTDEDIVYALRNSSGLRNVLFVPEVPFEVLVRRQIAQLSDPCHQCLWIVYDELIKICLACESTGLKRFPSLRRHINDVVRKFLDAAAKPAETMIRNLIEMEMDYINSSHPSFIGGNKAVELAVQQMRSSKERADAEKVPISDKGQFSQTAAPRSVLNGVSNQGNHPQSNNGRPVLTGGSLSTRSWGISSIFGSKASSRGTAAIESPEETLHDAENMSSTIQLREPPSILRPLEMSENEATEIIITRILVKSYFDIVRKNIQDLVPKAIMHFLVNHTKRNLHNTFIQILYREILFEELLQEQDEVVARRKHAKEVLRVLRQAVKTLNEVESDVEFQHRTTNLGTDASPRLPNSPEITNGKRSSSSMLSSSKPRARKLLYPEEPPLSFSFNVGLRY; encoded by the exons ATGATGGACGAAGCAGTGAACCCCAACAACAAAATGTCGACTCTTACAAAAACTGTGGCAACTATCGGTTCGTCGTTGATTCCGGTGATCAATAAACTTCATGACATACTTGCTTCTTCTGGTACCGAGTTGTCCGATATTTCGGTACCGCAAGTGGCGGTGGTTGGGAGCCAGAGCAGCGGTAAATCGAGTGTGCTGGAGGCCCTTGTTGGCCGCGATTTTCTGCCTCGAGGATGCGATATTTGTACTCGAAGACCGCTTGTTTTAATGTTAGAAAACCGTTCTCCGAATTCAGATGATGATAGAATCGAGTGGGGCGAGTTTCGCCACTTACCCGGCCGCCGCTTTTATGATTTCTCGCAAATTCGTCGAGAAATTGAG GCTGAGACTGAAAGAGAAGCAGGTTGTAACAAAGGGGTTTCAGAAAATCAGATTCGATTAAAAATTTCCTCTCCCAATGTTCTCAACATGACTCTTATCGACTTACCTGGCATTACCAAGGTCCCTGTGGGGGATCAACCTAGTGATATCGAAGCAAGAATTAGGAGAATGATTATGGCACATATCAACAATGAAAATTGTATCATATTAGCTGTCAGCCCGGCGAATTCTGATTTAGCTACATCTGATGCACTACAGATAGCTAAATTAGCTGATCCAACTG GTTCTCGGACAGTTGGTGTAATCACCAAG CTTGATATTATGGACAGGGGAACTAATGCCTGTAACTTCTTGCTTGGAAAGGTGGTTCCACTTAAACTTGGTTATGTCGGTGTTGTGAATCGCTGCCAGGAG GATATTAATAAAAACCGTAGCATTCAAGAAGCACTTGCTTATGAGGAGCAGTTCTTTCATGATCATCCT GTGTATAATAGTGTTTCTAATCATTGTGGCATTCCTCAATTGGCGAAGAAGCTGAATCAG ATTCTAGAGCAGCATATTAGAAAGGATCTCCCACACTTGAAGGCTGTGCTAAACTCTCGTATGCATGCAGCTATGAAAGAGCTGCAGACTTATGGAGATGTTGTGGAATCAAAG GCAGAGCAAGGAGCAGCCTTATTGCACATTCTTAGAAGATACTGTGATG ATTTTTCTGCTATGGTTGATGGAAAAAGTCCGGACATGTCAACTAAAGAATTGTTTGGAGGAGCGAGGATCCACTACCTATTTCAGTCAATGTTTGTGAAGCTCTTAGAG GAAGTGGACCCTTGTGAAAAGTTGACTGACGAGGATATTGTGTATGCCCTTAGAAATTCCTCTGGTCTAAGAAATGTTCTATTTGTCCCAGAG GTTCCATTTGAGGTTTTGGTTAGAAGACAAATTGCTCAGTTGTCAGACCCTTGTCATCAGTGTCTATGGATTGTCTATGATGAACTGATAAAG ATTTGCCTGGCTTGTGAATCAACTGGATTGAAGAGGTTCCCATCGTTAAGAAGACACATAAATGACGTTGTAAGAAAGTTTTTAGATGCTGCTGCTAAGCCTGCTGAGACAATGATACGAAATCTCATTGAGATGGAG ATGGATTATATAAATTCTTCACATCCAAGTTTTATTGGTGGGAACAAAGCTGTTGAGCTTGCTGTGCAGCAGATGAGATCATCAAAG GAGAGAGCGGATGCTGAAAAGGTACCTATATCTGACAAGGGCCAGTTCTCCCAAACTGCTGCTCCTAGATCGGTTTTGAATGGTGTTTCTAACCAG GGAAATCATCCTCAGTCAAATAATGGGCGACCCGTATTAACTG GTGGCAGTTTATCTACAAGGAGTTGGGGCATTTCTTCAATATTTGGGAGCAAGGCATCATCTAGAGGGACTGCAGCTATTGAATCTCCTGAAGAAACTCTTCATGATGCAGAGAATATGTCATCAACAATCCAACTGAGAGAG CCTCCGTCAATTTTAAGACCACTTGAAATGTCAGAGAATGAAGCTACAGAAATAATTATCACCAGAATACTTGTGAAATCCTACTTTGATATAGTCCGGAAGAACATTCAAGACTTAGTGCCAAAGGCTATAATGCACTTTCTG GTCAATCATACAAAAAGAAACCTTCATAACACTTTTATACAAATATTGTACCG AGAGATCCTTTTCGAAGAGCTGTTGCAGGAGCAGGACGAGGTTGTTGCAAGACGAAAGCACGCAAAAGAAGTGTTGCGTGTTTTGAGGCAAGCTGTTAAG ACGCTAAATGAAGTTGAATCAGATGTGGAGTTCCAGCACAGGACTACAAACTTGGGTACTGATGCTAGTCCCAGATTACCAAATTCTCCCGAGATCACCAACGGTAAGAGAAGTTCATCTAGTATGTTGTCATCCAGCAAGCCCAGAGCTCGGAAACTACTCTATCCAGAAGAGCCACCATTGTCTTTCAGCTTCAATGTTGGACTACGCTACTAG